The Pyrus communis chromosome 2, drPyrComm1.1, whole genome shotgun sequence genome includes a window with the following:
- the LOC137724458 gene encoding anthocyanidin reductase ((2S)-flavan-3-ol-forming), giving the protein MATQQPISKKTACVVGGTGFVASLLVKLLLQKGYAVRTTVRDPDNHKKVSHLTALQELGELEILAGDLTDEGCFDAPIAGCNLVFHVATPVNFASEDPENDMIKPAVQGVLNVLKSCVKAQTVKRVVLTSSAATVSINTLEGTGLVMDEKDWSDLEFLTTVKPPTWGYPASKTLAEKEAWKFAEENNIDLITVIPSLMAGPSLTPDVPSSIGLAMSLITGNDFLINMALKGMQMLSGSISISHVEDVCRAHVFLAEKESASGRYICCAANTSVPELAKFLNKRYPQYNVPTEFGDFPSKAKLIISSEKLIKEGFDFKYGIEEIYDQTVEYFKAKGLLQN; this is encoded by the exons ATGGCCACCCAACAACCCATCTCAAAGAAGACGGCTTGCGTCGTCGGCGGCACCGGGTTCGTGGCGTCTCTGCTGGTCAAGCTGCTGCTCCAGAAGGGCTACGCCGTCAGAACCACCGTCAGAGACCCAG ACAATCACAAGAAGGTCTCTCACCTCACAGCACTACAAGAGTTGGGTGAGCTAGAGATTTTAGCAGGAGATCTAACTGATGAAGGGTGCTTCGATGCTCCGATAGCAGGTTGTAATCTTGTTTTCCACGTTGCAACCCCTGTCAACTTTGCCTCAGAGGACCCTGAG AACGACATGATCAAACCGGCAGTCCAAGGGGTACTAAACGTTCTGAAATCGTGTGTGAAAGCCCAAACAGTTAAGCGCGTTGTTTTGACATCATCAGCTGCTACAGTTTCGATCAATACACTTGAGGGAACAGGTTTGGTCATGGACGAAAAAGATTGGAGTGATTTGGAGTTCTTGACTACTGTAAAGCCACCCACTTGG GGGTACCCTGCCTCCAAGACACTAGCTGAGAAGGAAGCTTGGAAATTCGCCGAAGAGAACAACATTGACCTCATCACTGTGATCCCTTCTCTTATGGCTGGTCCTTCTCTCACTCCAGACGTCCCCAGCAGTATTGGCCTTGCCATGTCTTTAATCACAG GAAATGATTTCCTCATAAATATGGCCTTGAAAGGTATGCAAATGCTATCAGGTTCGATATCCATTTCACATGTGGAGGATGTCTGCCGGGCGCATGTATTTTTGGCTGAGAAGGAATCTGCTTCTGGTCGGTACATTTGCTGTGCTGCCAACACCAGCGTTCCTGAGCTTGCTAAGTTCCTCAACAAAAGATACCCCCAGTACAATGTCCCCACTGA GTTTGGAGATTTTCCTTCCAAGGCCAAATTGATCATCTCTTCGGAGAAGCTTATCAAGGAGGGGTTCGATTTTAAGTATGGCATCGAAGAAATATATGACCAAACTGTGGAGTACTTCAAGGCCAAGGGGTTGCTGCAGAACTAG
- the LOC137724059 gene encoding calcium/calmodulin-regulated receptor-like kinase 1, whose product MESKSITWDLVIGIATGFALGLLVGMAALCCARIRRGRCRRIQSQKSISAQKEMAAASVAGKGVSNGGADSSSSTTTVSELSKFGQDSPRNSEWNNMPMWLEGLRRKSLVSACGIPKYSFRDIQEATYNFTTTIGQGAFGPVYKAQMSTGDTFAVKVLASNSTQGQSEFLTEVLLLGRLHHKNLVNLVGYIAEVEQHMLLYKYMSNGSLFSHLHDENQKPLSWDLRVDIALDIARGLEYLHYGAVPPVVHRDIKSSNILLDRLMRARVADFGLSRQEKNETRSSNIRGTLGYVDPEYVLTKMYMKKCDVYSFGVLLFELITGRNPQQGLMEYVELAAIDTEDKLRWQEIVDPRLDGNFNAEQLSNVSDLAYKCVSSVSRNRPSMRDTVQTLSLILTKRHNTGNYTHCSTPATEETFIEIDLLENEDVLIER is encoded by the exons ATGGAGTCGAAGTCGATCACGTGGGATTTGGTGATCGGCATTGCGACGGGGTTCGCATTGGGATTGTTGGTGGGGATGGCGGCGCTCTGCTGCGCCAGAATCCGTCGGGGGAGGTGTAGGCGGATACAATCACAGAAGTCCATTTCGGCCCAGAAAGAGATGGCGGCAGCGTCAGTCGCGGGCAAAGGAGTGAGTAACGGTGGCGCTGACTCCTCCAGCAGCACCACCACCGTCTCCGAGCTCTCGAAGTTCGGGCAGGACTCCCCCAGGAATTCGGAGTGGAACAACATGCCCATGTGGCTGGAGGGACTCCGGCGGAAGAGCCTCGTGTCCGCTTGCGGTATTCCCAAGTATTCTTTCAG AGATATTCAAGAGGCAACTTATAACTTCACAACAACGATTGGGCAAGGAGCTTTTGGACCGGTCTACAAAGCCCAAATGAGCACTGGTGACACTTTTGCCGTCAAAGTTCTTGCTTCAAATTCCACCCAAGGCCAGAGCGAGTTTTTGACTGAG GTTCTGTTACTTGGAAGACTACACCACAAGAACCTTGTCAACTTGGTCGGATATATTGCAGAAGTTGAGCAACATATGCTTCTTTATAAGTACATGAGCAACGGCAGTCTGTTTTCTCATTTGCATG ATGAGAATCAGAAGCCATTGAGCTGGGATTTGAGAGTTGACATAGCTCTTGACATTGCAAGGGGATTGGAATACCTGCATTATGGG GCCGTTCCTCCCGTTGTGCATCGCGACATCAAGTCTTCGAACATACTGCTTGATCGGTTGATGAGGGCTAGG GTTGCTGATTTCGGGCTTTCAagacaagaaaagaacgaaACTCGTTCGTCAAATATCAGGGGGACATTGGGATATGTCGATCCTGAGTATGTGTTGACGAAGATGTATATGAAGAAATGCGATGTTTATAGTTTTGGAGTGCTGCTCTTTGAACTTATTACAGGCAGGAATCCGCAGCAGGGTCTCATGGAATATGTGGAACTT GCTGCTATTGACACGGAGGATAAACTGCGGTGGCAAGAGATTGTGGATCCCCGCCTTGATGGAAATTTCAACGCAGAACAACTCTCTAACGTTTCTGACCTTGCGTACAAATGCGTGAGTAGTGTCTCCAGGAACCGGCCTTCGATGAGGGACACTGTACAGACATTATCGTTGATTTTGACAAAGAGGCATAACACGGGGAACTACACGCATTGCTCAACTCCTGCAACCGAAGAAACTTTCATTGAAATAGATCTGCTGGAGAATGAAGATGTTTTGATTGAACGTTGA
- the LOC137725468 gene encoding uncharacterized protein has translation MSKKKVSGNTMTLKDFHGGSIPSDLPLPSAPGVVVRPTDRSTYDRPTAWGNPTGRADHRSRPHTSPATRHFDDKTPFLTHSVHIGRNFDEDERKPLDGGSMPRRTISDDSIRVPLTRAEPKQAFVSAGVSSGMQGRASAPKSPRMAVSSYSERVSETAHVGGNSQSSGGNGGRGVGVAYPNAWTMRKEMAGISEPVQSSGSGQSAVQKLAHASALDKVSSGRWQSKPLINYQTNIEVVRSPETESGLHSKGSGSDTYKRPDAIVEKEYYDAALARHAERGLQIHDGVQLPVYESSRAPINSDLRERRPTVYNNRVQPAPSDGKFGLADVQAAASSEPVERPKLKLLPRTKPLEGLEAPVVNAQESQRVTESVQVETVNEAYGYMNAPKPGSAGSDGGKLAVDHLKLNLRPRSQPPEHLELNAKRDRVALFGGARPRELVLKERGVDDVITNPDTAQHSDKVEHQVARPDRVTVHANPSRHSEKAENHPFDQRTGKKFDRRDNRVDVEKIDMQKNWRNDSRRNNREPERPQQQSERPPSPETWRKPEQPKPSSPDAVGLMHGKAASALELAQAFSRSVSDPKLADRFAGQRGIPGRTQPFSRLMGPTPRPQINGY, from the exons ATGTCGAAGAAGAAAGTGAGTGGGAATACCATGACGCTCAAGGACTTCCATGGCGGTTCGATTCCCTCTGATCTCCCTCTCCCTTCTGCTCCTGGGGT AGTTGTTAGGCCTACGGATCGTTCAACTTACGACCGACCCACCGCGTGGGGAAATCCTACGGGGCGGGCCGACCATCGTTCTCGACCCCACACGTCTCCAGCCACGAGGCATTTCGATGACAAGACTCCGTTTCTCACTCACTCCGTGCACATTGGCCGGAACTTTGATGAGGACGAGCGCAAGCCACTCGATGGTGGGTCGATGCCACGCCGGACCATCAGCGATGATAGCATTCGGGTTCCCCTGACCCGTGCCGAGCCCAAGCAGGCGTTTGTATCTGCAGGGGTGTCATCCGGCATGCAGGGGCGGGCTTCAGCACCGAAATCACCGAGGATGGCCGTGAGTTCTTACTCAGAGAGGGTTAGCGAGACAGCTCATGTTGGAGGTAATTCGCAGAGCTCAGGTGGCAATGGCGGGCGTGGTGTTGGTGTGGCTTATCCAAATGCATGGACAATGAGGAAGGAGATGGCGGGTATATCTGAGCCGGTGCAATCTTCTGGGTCTGGACAAAGTGCTGTTCAAAAGTTGGCCCATGCCAGTGCACTCGATAAGGTGTCCTCGGGTAGATGGCAATCAAAGCCTTTAATCAATTATCAGACAAATATCGAGGTTGTTAGATCTCCCGAAACAGAGAGTGGATTGCATTCCAAGGGTTCTGGTAGTGATACTTACAAGAGGCCAGATGCGATTGTTGAAAAGGAATATTATGATGCAGCCTTGGCAAGACACGCAGAAAGGGGTCTTCAAATTCATGATGGTGTTCAGCTACCTGTTTACGAGAGTTCTAGGGCTCCGATTAATTCAGATCTTAGAGAAAGGAGGCCAACTGTTTATAACAACAGGGTTCAACCTGCTCCATCTGATGGAAAATTTGGCCTGGCTGACGTGCAGGCCGCAGCATCTTCAGAACCTGTAGAGCGACCCAAGTTGAAGTTACTTCCAAGAACAAAGCCACTGGAGGGTTTGGAAGCTCCAGTTGTTAATGCACAG GAGTCCCAGAGGGTGACTGAGTCCGTCCAGGTGGAAACTGTCAATGAAGCGTATGGATATATGAATGCTCCAAAACCTGGGTCAGCAGGCTCTGATGGTGGCAAACTGGCAGTGGACCatctaaaattgaatttaaggCCCCGATCTCAGCCTCCTGAACACTTGGAACTAAATGCCAAAAGAGACAG AGTTGCATTATTTGGTGGTGCTCGCCCACGAGAACTG GTATTGAAGGAGCGAGGGGTTGATGATGTGATCACCAATCCTGACACAGCTCAGCATTCTGACAA GGTTGAACATCAAGTTGCCAGGCCTGATAGAGTTACTGTGCACGCAAATCCTTCTCGCCACAGTGAGAAAGCTGAGAATCATCCTTTTGATCAGAGGACTGGAAAGAAATTTGATAGGAGGGATAATCGGGTAGATGTTGAGAAAATCGATATGCAGAAGAACTGGCGTAATGACAGTAGGAGGAACAATAGAGAGCCTGAGAGACCGCAGCAACAGTCAGAGAGGCCGCCATCACCAGAGACCTGGCGGAAGCCTGAACAGCCAAAACCATCTTCCCCTGATGCTGTTGGCCTGATGCATGGGAAAGCGGCTTCAGCTCTTGAGCTTGCCCAAGCATTTTCCAGATCAGTCTCCGATCCAAAATTAGCTGATCGATTTGCCGGCCAAAGGGGCATTCCTGGCCGCACCCAGCCTTTTTCTCGGCTGATGGGCCCAACTCCAAGGCCTCAGATAAATGGTTACTAA
- the LOC137721329 gene encoding BTB/POZ domain-containing protein At3g22104-like: protein MGGCCDLQVDVNGEEVFMVDTKTLASYSGRFRKLFGKLTGASRCLKVIFHDFPGGAEGFELMARFCYNNGRIEITPSNIVLLFCVAHFMEMGGDGDGSGRPNILSQIEKSLEGISFWTWSNLVVALKQCQDLLPALNLSSVLHKLLDSIIAKLFSPYVTSTYASSSEDLSFRFSSGRSSYSPKTDCLRRTWWVEDLMFLNTDLLEKVVRRMIFQELDHTTIFKFLFHYHQSKSVGATRGEKRKITEVVIGLLFLLDRSFLSVKGLFKIYQAAMCLRVSKKCVNKLVNLIGSQLDQATIDFLLVPSPRTKKYVYDVSLVLKLVKSFLLEGGDRVSQSRLKSVAKLMDSYLAEVAPDSHLNPSKFEALATMLPHSARESHDKLYQAIDAYFKRRADLFREEKMSICCALNYERLSTETLKHLAQNSKFPPRKAVEAFATEQLKLRSLFHEAYNLKTLDSLFIDTGKEIRDEKEESEQIIPLSTKKLDLPTETRKRRADLQSMQWKASEFGVCGTMEMKMTGALNLRLSFRGSTRYLPTLFP, encoded by the exons ATGGGAGGTTGCTGCGATCTTCAAGTAGACGTCAATGGCGAAGAAGTTTTCATGGTTGACACG AAAACATTGGCGTCTTACTCTGGTAGATTTAGAAAATTGTTTGGTAAACTGACTGGAGCGTCGAGGTGCCTAAAAGTGATATTCCATGACTTTCCTGGAGGCGCAGAGGGTTTTGAGCTCATGGCAAGGTTTTGTTACAACAATGGAAGAATTGAGATAACTCCCTCGAACATTGTCCTATTGTTCTGCGTCGCGCATTTCATGGAGATGGGAGGCGATGGTGATGGCTCTGGAAGACCGAACATACTGTCTCAAATCGAAAAATCTCTTGAAGGGATCAGCTTTTGGACATGGTCTAACCTTGTGGTAGCTCTAAAGCAATGCCAAGATTTACTTCCCGCCTTAAATTTATCGTCAGTATTGCACAAGCTCCTAGACTCCATCATAGCCAAGCTTTTTTCGCCGTATGTTACAAGCACTTATGCTTCTTCGTCAGAAGATTTAAGTTTTCGGTTTTCAAGTGGAAGGAGCAGTTATAGTCCGAAAACTGACTGCTTAAGAAGAACATGGTGGGTGGAAGACCTTATGTTCTTGAACACCGATTTACTCGAGAAGGTGGTAAGAAGGATGATATTCCAGGAGCTCGACCATACTacaattttcaagtttctcTTCCATTATCACCAATCTAAGTCTGTCGGTGCCACGCGAGGTGAGAAGCGTAAAATCACAGAAGTAGTTATCGGTCTGCTTTTTCTGCTAGACCGAAGCTTTCTTTCTGTCAAAGGCTTATTCAAGATATACCAAGCGGCTATGTGCCTGAGAGTTAGCAAAAAGTGTGTAAACAAGTTAGTGAACTTGATAGGTTCTCAGCTGGATCAAGCAACAATTGATTTTCTACTCGTTCCATCTCCGCGCACCAAGAAGTATGTATACGATGTGAGTTTGGTTTTGAAGTTAGTGAAGTCATTTCTACTTGAAGGGGGAGACCGTGTATCTCAAAGTCGCTTAAAAAGTGTCGCGAAGTTGATGGATTCATACCTTGCAGAAGTAGCACCAGATTCTCACCTGAATCCTTCAAAATTCGAAGCATTAGCCACGATGCTGCCACATTCTGCGCGAGAATCTCACGACAAACTTTACCAAGCAATTGATGCATATTTTAAG CGTCGTGCTGATTTGTTCAGGGAGGAGAAGATGAGTATCTGTTGTGCACTGAACTACGAAAGGCTCTCAACGGAAACTTTGAAACATCTCGCTCAAAATTCGAAGTTTCCTCCCAGAAAAGCAGTTGAAGCTTTCGCTACGGAGCAATTAAAACTCCGAAGCTTATTTCATGAAGCTTACAATCTCAAGACCTTAGACTCCTTGTTCATTGACACAGGTAAAGAAATTAGGGACGAGAAAGAGGAGAGTGAGCAGATCATTCCGCTTTCCACGAAGAAACTCGATCTCCCAACAGAGACTCGGAAGCGTAGAGCAGATTTGCAGAGCATGCAATGGAAGGCATCGGAGTTCGGCGTTTGTGGCACGATGGAGATGAAGATGACTGGTGCATTGAACTTAAGATTGTCCTTTAGGGGAAGTACTCGATACTTGCCTACACTCTTTCCATAA
- the LOC137725834 gene encoding uncharacterized protein, which produces MLEKIGLPPKPSLRGNTWVVDASHCQGCSSQFTFINRKHHCRRCGGLFCNSCTQQRMLLRGQGDSPVRICDPCKKLEEAARFERYGHKSRAVRGSSKLTSNHEDEVLDEILGGDIKELGQESNSNVVSSMQRAASSASCSNIQQNSSHEGVGEIHRSLSVDEPNLQSGGGSASPEELRQQALDEKKKYKVLKGEGKSTEALRAFKRGKELERQADALEISLRKERRKVLLSANVAESQIKDGPSESGRRNKVTPSVGKEKDDLSAELKELGWSDMDLLDENKKQASLSLDGELSSLLGEVLQKTNKNKGTRAIDKTQVVELKKKALMLKREGKLTEAKEELKRAKVLEKELEEQEFLAEAEESDDEISVLIRGMDDDKQEEFSIQYEQEDGFNFDHLISASDDLDGHFEVTDEDMEDPEIAAALQSLGWSQDSNNVETSPQIAAVDREALLSEIQSLKREAINHKRAGNVQQAMAQLKRAKLLERDLESLESQEGNVANDRATMHKQTADKSSKSFMVDDGNISTMERMDSKPARKSKLMIQKELLGLKKKALSLRREGRLNEADEELKKGRVLEQQLEELENGSVQKAMPGTVGNKVPDLAHELPNVSESLPVADEEGENVTDQDMHDPAYLSMLKNLGWNDDDNEGTNSSLEPSKQTDNLSMKVSAPSATQAPANVPAGGSRRSKAEIQRELLGLKRKALALRRQGETEDAEELLKKAKALEGQMMEMEAPKEDITEPPPNSVEEEGDGGNVTGNSTQDPALFSEGTSFSKPAVSASRNMGAIQRELLDLKRRALVFRRKGETKEAEEVLRMAKVLEIQIEEMEAPKDLSLHDDSREEKSENFGLLINTEKPGNLKHDTDVRRFTEAAMVPIDRVVMLSARNSESVPLTSQLAKGNQPLPVELGASGENYFPDDQRAAKGVSHISAPVQSGNLLDLLTGDDWRSSQRPAEKQDDGLKFDSVDSLTASPPVQLGSQTCSNVNVGSQNNKFDKQEDKRDVNEANLVQESASQSNQSAIRQEILGFKRRALALKREGKLTEAREELKQAKLLEKRLDEGSPQSKTTSSEASSATQNTTREQSQPQPLQSRDIPSSSQKHHGSPSLDPKPLSSRDRFKLQQESLGHKRQAMKLRREGRMEEAEAEFELAKALENQLEASAAHDSTTVDKVESVDNVSVEGLLDPQLLAALKEIGIESATNLSQGPERPEPSKVNVGKNNNIIQDRSQLEEQIKAEKVKAVNLKRAGKQAEALDALRKAKLLEKKLNSPSSK; this is translated from the exons ATGTTGGAGAAGATCGGGCTGCCGCCGAAGCCGTCACTGAGAGGGAATACTTGGGTGGTTGACGCCTCACACTGCCAGGGATGTTCTTCTCAGTTCACCTTCATCAATCGCAAG CATCATTGTAGGAGGTGTGGTGGCTTGTTTTGCAACAGTTGCACCCAGCAAAGAATGCTCTTACGTGGGCAAGGTGATTCGCCTGTGCGTATATGTGACCCTTGTAAAAAGCTAGAAGAAGCAGCACGCTTTGAGAGATATGGACACAAGAGTAGAGCTGTGAGAG GGAGTTCAAAGTTGACATCAAATCATGAGGATGAAGTTTTGGACGAGATTCTCGGTGGTGACATAAAGGAATTAGGACAAGAGTCAAATAGTAATGTGGTTTCCAGTATGCAGAGAGCTGCTAGTAGTGCATCATGTTCAAATATTCAACAAAATTCCAGCCACGAGGGGGTGGGAGAAATACATAGAAGTCTTTCTGTTGATGAGCCTAATTTACAGAGTGGTGGTGGATCTGCTTCTCCTGAGGAATTGCGTCAGCAAGCTTTGGATGAGAAAAAGAAGTATAAAGTCCTTAAAGGAGAAGGGAAGTCTACGGAAGCATTAAGAGCCTTTAAGAGAGGGAAGGAGCTTGAGAGGCAGGCTGATGCATTGGAAATATCTTTGAGAAAAGAGCGTAGAAAGGTTTTACTCTCTGCTAATGTGGCGGAGAGCCAGATTAAAGATGGGCCTTCCGAATCTGGAAGAAGAAATAAGGTCACTCCTTCAGTGGGTAAAGAAAAAGATGATCTTTCTGCTGAGCTTAAAGAGCTAGGATGGTCCGATATGGATCTCCTTGatgaaaacaaaaagcaagCAAGTCTGAGTTTGGACGGTGAACTTTCTTCTCTTTTGGGAGAGGTCTTACAAAAGACCAATAAAAACAAAGGTACTAGGGCCATTGACAAAACCCAGGTTGTTGAACTTAAAAAGAAGGCTCTCATGCTGAAGCGTGAGGGGAAACTTACAGAAGCTAAGGAGGAACTGAAAAGAGCTAAAGTCCTAGAGAAGGAACTTGAGGAACAGGAATTCTTGGCTGAGGCTGAAGAATCCGATGATGAGATATCTGTGTTGATTCGTGGTATGGATGATGACAAACAGGAAGAATTTTCAATTCAGTATGAGCAGGAGGATGGCTTTAATTTTGATCATCTTATTAGTGCTTCCGATGATCTGGATGGTCATTTCGAAGTGACAGATGAGGATATGGAGGACCCAGAAATAGCTGCTGCTTTACAATCTTTAGGATGGTCTCAAGATTCTAATAATGTGGAAACTTCTCCCCAGATTGCTGCCGTTGACAGGGAAGCTCTATTAAGCGAAATTCAATCATTAAAAAGAGAGGCAATTAATCATAAACGGGCAGGTAATGTTCAACAGGCAATGGCGCAACTAAAGAGGGCAAAACTACTTGAAAGGGACCTTGAAAGCCTTGAGTCTCAAGAGGGCAATGTTGCAAATGATCGTGcgacaatgcataaacaaactgCAGATAAGTCGTCCAAGTCATTTATGGTGGATGATGGAAATATTAGTACAATGGAACGTATGGACTCCAAACCTGCAAGGAAGAGTAAATTAATGATTCAGAAAGAGCTTCTGGGCTTAAAAAAGAAAGCCCTTTCTCTGAGAAGGGAAGGACGATTAAATGAGGCTGACGAAGAATTGAAGAAGGGCAGGGTTCTTGAACAGCAGCTTGAAGAGCTAGAGAATGGTTCTGTACAGAAGGCAATGCCTGGGACTGTTGGCAATAAAGTCCCAGATTTGGCACATGAGCTTCCCAATGTCTCTGAAAGTCTGCCAGTTGCAGACGAGGAAGGAGAAAATGTAACAGATCAGGATATGCATGATCCAGCATATCTTTCTATGCTAAAGAATTTGGGTTGGAATGATGACGATAATGAAGGGACCAATTCGTCATTGGAACCTTCTAAGCAAACGGATAATCTCTCCATGAAGGTCAGTGCACCCTCTGCAACTCAAGCCCCGGCTAATGTCCCAGCTGGAGGATCAAGGAGAAGCAAAGCTGAGATTCAGAGGGAACTCTTAGGGTTGAAAAGGAAAGCTCTTGCTCTGAGGCGCCAGGGAGAGACCGAGGATGCAGAAGAACTGCTAAAAAAGGCAAAAGCACTAGAGGGCCAGATGATGGAGATGGAAGCACCCAAGGAAGATATCACTGAACCTCCTCCTAATAGTGTTGAGGAGGAAGGAGATGGAGGTAATGTAACAGGAAATAGTACACAGGACCCAGCACTTTTCTCAGAGGGAACTTCCTTTTCCAAACCAGCCGTTTCTGCATCAAGAAATATGGGTGCAATCCAAAGGGAACTTCTGGATTTAAAAAGAAGGGCTCTTGTCTTTAGACGGAAGGGAGAAACCAAAGAAGCTGAGGAAGTTTTGAGAATGGCAAAAGTGCTAGAGATTCAAATTGAAGAGATGGAAGCCCCAAAGGATTTGAGTCTGCATGATGATTCAAGGGAAGAGAAATCTGAGAATTTCGGATTGCTAATTAACACTGAAAAGCCAGGGAATTTGAAGCATGATACAGATGTTAGAAGGTTTACTGAGGCGGCAATGGTTCCAATTGACAGAGTAGTTATGTTGTCAGCAAGGAATTCTGAGTCTGTTCCTCTAACCTCACAGTTAGCTAAAGGAAACCAACCATTACCAGTGGAATTGGGTGCTTCGGGCGAAAATTATTTTCCAGATGACCAAAGAGCAGCCAAAGGCGTTAGTCATATTTCTGCACCTGTCCAATCTGGAAACTTATTGGATTTGTTGACGGGGGATGACTGGAGAAGTTCTCAAAGGCCTGCTGAAAAACAAGATGACGGCCTAAAATTTGATTCTGTTGATTCCCTTACTGCCAGTCCTCCCGTTCAGTTGGGATCCCAGACATGTTCGAATGTAAATGTAGGAagccaaaataataaatttgataAACAGGAAGATAAGCGAGATGTTAATGAAGCAAATTTGGTTCAGGAATCTGCTTCTCAGAGCAACCAAAGTGCCATTCGGCAAGAAATCCTGGGTTTCAAGAGGAGAGCATTAGCTTTAAAGAGAGAAGGGAAACTGACCGAAGCTCGTGAGGAACTAAAGCAGGCAAAGTTATTGGAGAAGCGTCTTGATGAAGGCAGTCCTCAGTCCAAAACTACTTCAAGTGAGGCGTCCAGTGCCACACAAAATACAACTCGCGAGCAGAGCCAACCCCAACCATTACAGTCACGAGACATCCCATCTTCTAGCCAAAAGCATCACGGTTCACCATCCTTGGACCCAAAACCTTTGTCCAGTCGTGATCGCTTCAAGTTGCAACAGGAGTCTCTTGGCCACAAACGTCAGGCTATGAAGTTGCGTAGGGAGGGTCGGATGGAAGAAGCAGAAGCCGAGTTTGAATTAGCCAAGGCACTTGAGAATCAGTTGGAGGCGTCAGCTGCTCATGATTCCACAACCGTTGACAAAGTAGAATCAGTGGATAATGTCTCTGTTGAGGGGCTTCTTGATCCTCAACTACTGGCTGCCTTGaaagaaattggaattgaaagtGCTACTAATTTATCTCAAGGCCCGGAAAGACCAGAGCCTTCAAAAGTTAATGTTGGTAAGAACAATAACATAATCCAAGATAGAAGTCAGCTGGAAGAACAGATCAAGGCTGAGAAGGTAAAGGCGGTAAATTTGAAACGTGCTGGAAAACAAGCTGAGGCCTTGGATGCTCTTCGAAAGGCCAAGCTACTCGAAAAGAAGCTCAATTCTCCCTCCTCGaagtga